The following are from one region of the Zonotrichia leucophrys gambelii isolate GWCS_2022_RI chromosome 1A, RI_Zleu_2.0, whole genome shotgun sequence genome:
- the SHISA8 gene encoding protein shisa-8, which yields MAPRSRGRMEPSYVVGICCLVLLEPGRVWSGEPSTGGPGDSGNSSQAPPPETTVPAPTGAAPPGGDRCRGYYDVMGQWDPPFNCNAGIYQYCCGTCGYRFCCQFKPGRLDQSGCSNYDTPNWVNTGQPPARVDETPEDPTRDKTNMIVYIICGVVAIMVLVGIFTKLGLEKAQGPQTEMTVSRTLTDLLKQPGHSPSENMDSLMGGVQVPLSEGLARGPPRNSTDKPPLNNAVAIAPSLGRPHSHGKRLPLASSLALSAPDYTSYTTLKVGESATEDFYRRFGGLEPPPASTLTFPAEAPVLAEGCPLPKAKGPKVPGGLAFPGGWEGGPHRGPRRPGLATLRPEGPPEAFGPSTSLYGQHSRHLATNSKTEVTV from the exons ATGGCCCCCCGGAGCCGCGGGCGCATGGAGCCGAGCTACGTCGTGGGTATctgctgcctggtgctgctggagccggGCCGGGTGTGGAGCGGCGAGCCCAGCACCGGGGGGCCCGGGGACAGCGGGAACAGCAGCCAGGCTCCGCCGCCGGAGACCACGGTCCCTGCGCCCACCGGAGCGGCACCACCGGGGGGGGACCGCTGCCGCGGGTACTACGACGTGATGGGGCAGTGGGACCCGCCGTTCAACTGCAACGCCGGCATCTACCAGTACTGCTGTGGGACCTGCGGGTACCGCTTCTGCTGCCAGTTCAAGCCCGGGCGGCTGGACCAGAGTGGCTGCTCCAACTACGACACCCCCAACTGGGTCAACACGGGCCAGCCGCCTGCCCGGGTGGACGAGACCCCCGAGGACCCCACTCGTGACAAGACCAACATGATCGTCTACATCATCTGCGGTGTGGTGGCCATCATGGTGCTGGTGGGCATCTTCACCAAGCTGGGCCTGGAGAAGGCACAGGGGCCCCAGACAGAGATGACCGTCTCCAG GACACTGACAGATCTGCTGAAGCAGCCAGgccacagcccctctgagaACATGGACAGTCTCATGGGGGGTGTGCAGGTCCCACTGAGTGAGGGGCTGGCTCGGGGTCCCCCTAGAAACAGCACAG ACAAGCCACCCTTGAACAACGCAGTGGCCATTGCCCCCTCACTGGGGCGGCCCCACAGCCATGGCAAGCGCCTGCCGCTGGCCAGCAGTCTGGCCCTCTCAGCCCCGGACTACACTTCCTACACCACCCTCAAGGTTGGAG AGAGCGCCACCGAGGACTTCTACAGGCGGTTCGGGGGGCTGGAGCCACCCCCTGCCAGCACACTGACCTTCCCAGCCGAGGCCCCGGTGCTGGCCGAGGGCTGCCCCCTGCCCAAGGCCAAGGGCCCCAAGGTGCCAGGGGGTCTGGCCTTCccggggggctgggaggggggccCCCATCGCGGCCCCCGCCGGCCGGGCCTGGCCACCCTGCGCCCTGAGGGGCCACCCGAGGCCTTCGGCCCCTCCACCTCGCTGTACGGGCAGCACTCCCGGCACCTCGCCACCAACAGCAAGACCGAGGTCACCGTCTGA